A region of the Longimicrobiaceae bacterium genome:
GGAAGCTCGCCGAACGGGGCGAAAGGCGGGCTGTTGAAGATCTCGCGGCGCGTTACCCTTCCTTGCTCGGCTTCGACAGCTACGGTCGTGCGATCGTCACCGACTGCGACGGAAGGCCGATGGTCTCGTGGCCGATACCCATCTCCGCATGATCCGGATGCCTGATCCCGTTTTCAACCCGAGACGAGAGGCCATCATGTCACCGACGCGTTCTGTCCTGGTATGCACAGCATTGCTCACCCTCACCTTCGGGGCATCCGGCTGCGGTCCGCAGGACGATCGAGCGCCGTCCGCGCCTGCCGCCGCACGATCGGAGATCGCCGCGACCGGCCTGCAGCTTCGGATCAAGCCGGGCGGACAATACTTCGTCGCGGGCGACCCCGATGCCCTCACCGCCGAGCAGCTTTCGAAGCGGCTGCGCCGCGAGAACCCGGCACAGTTCCGGAGATCCGTCTACATCCTGAGCGATCCCGGAGTCGTCGGCTACGACGTGATCCTCGCCGTGAACGCGGCGCAGGACGCAGGGTTCACGCGCGCCGAGGGGCTTGCCAACTATCGAGAGGGCGCGTCTACCGGCCCGGATCCCAGTCCCTGGGAAATGGACCTGAGCAGGCCGCTGCATCGCCCTGGGGCCGACACCGCGCGGCGGTAGCAGCCTTCGCACCGCCTCACTGGTACCCATGCAGGCCGCCCGCTCGCCGGGTGAGTACCGGCACGCCCGTTCAGCCGGCCCGGCTCCGCGGTTACTCCTCTCCCGCTCGGGGAGCGGCGGCCATGGGCTCCCGCCCCACGTTCCGGGACGGGGCTCCATCTCCCCCGGCGAGTCCGGCCGGCGCCGCTGCGGGCTCCGTCCGCCCGATGTCGGGCTGCCTGGGGCGCTTGGTGCCCGTGATCCGCGCGAAGGTGGTGAGCGCCTGGGCCACCACCTGGTCCATGTTGTAGTACTTGTAGGTGGCGAGCCGCCCCACGAAATGAACGTCCGGGGTGGCGTCGGCGAGCGCCCTGTACCGCCGGTAGAGCTCCGCGTTCTCGGGGCGCGGCACCGGGTAGTACGGGTCGCCGTCGTCGCACGGGAACTCGTAGACCACGCTGGTCTTGGGATGCTCCTGTCCGGTCAGGTACTTGAACTCGGTGACGCGGGTGTAGAGCTGCTCGTTGGGGTAGTTGACCACGGGGGCGGCCTGGAACACCGGCGTGTTCAGCGTCTCGTGCCGGAACTCCAGCGAGCGGTACGGGAGCTTTCCGTAGCGGAAGTCGAAGAACTCGTCGATGGGCCCCGTGTAGACCATCTCCCGGAACGGGATGACGTCCTCGACCTCCCGGTAGTCCGTGTTGAGCATGACCTTGATGTTCGGGTGCGACAGCATCGCCTCGAACATCCGGGTGAACCCGTGCAGGGGCATCGCCTGGTACGTGTCCGTGAAGTACCGGTCGTCGCGGTTGGTGCGCGTGGGGACGCGCGCCGTCACGGAGGCGTCCAGCTCCGACGGGTCCATCCCCCACTGCTTGCGGGTGTAGTTGCGGAAGAACTTCTCGTACAGCTCCCGCCCCACCTTGCTCACCACCACGTCCTCGGAGGTGCGGAGCTGCTCCCGCGGCTCCGCCACGGACTCGAAGAACTTCTCCAGCTCGAACGAGCTCAGCGTCAGCCCGTAGAGCTGGTTGATGGTGTTCAGGTTGATGGGGATGGGGACGAGCTGCCCGTCCACGCTGGCGAGCACCCGGTGCTGGTACGGCCGCCACTCGGTGAAGCGCGACAGGTACTCGAACACGTCGCGCGAGTTGGTGTGGAAGATGTGCGGCCCGTACCGGTGGACCAGGATCCCGTGGTCGTCGTGGTGGTCGTAGGCGTTTCCGCCCACGTGGTTGCGGCGGTCCACCACCAGGACCTTCTTGCCGGCCCCGGAGGCCAGCCGCTCGGCGAGCACGCTTCCCGCGAACCCGGCACCGACGATCAGGTAGTCGAACATACAGGCGCCCTTTCAGCGCGGGTTTCCGTCACGGGCCGCGGGCGTTGCCGCGCTCCCGACCGCTTCAATCCGCCGCGTGGAGCGAGGCGTCCCGCCCGGCGACCACCTCGTCGATCCGCTCCACCATGCCCCGCCAGGTGAGGTCCCAGGAGCTCCCCGCCAGGAAGGCGTCCACCCGCTCCAGCCATTCCCGCCGCGCCTCCGGACTCTCCTCCAGGGCGGCTTCCACGGCCGCGACGAACTCCGGCACCGTCCCGGCGATCCGGACCAGCCCCGCGTCGCCGTAGGGGCGCACCACGTCGCGGATGGGGGTGGAGACCACCGGCTTCCCGGCGGCCAGGTACTCCGGCGTCTTGGTGGGGCTGACGAAGCGGGTGGACTCGTTGCGCGCGAAGGGGATCAGCGCCACGTCCCACCCCGCGATCCAGGCGGGGAGCTCCGCGTAGTCCGCGCCGCCGGGAAAGTGAAGGTTGGGGCGCCGGGGGAGGTCCGCCGCGTCGATCTTCACCACCGGCCCCACCATCACGAGCTGCCAGTCGGGGCGGGCGTCCGCGACCCCCGCGAGCAGCTCCAGGTCCATCCGCTCGTCGATCACCCCGAAGAAGCCCAGGCGCGGGTGGGGCAGCGCGGCCTGCGCCGGCAGGTCCGGGGCGCCGTTCCGGGCGCGCGCGAAGTGCGCCGCGTCGATGCTGCTGGGGAAGAGGTGCACCCCGGGGTGCCGGTCGCGCTTCGCCTCGTACAGGCTCTGCCCCCCGGTGAACACGAGGTCCGCGCGGCGCAGCAGCTCCGCCTCGTGCTCCAGCATGGCCGGCGGGGCGCCCCGGAAGGCGGAGAGCTCGTCCATGCAGTCGTAGACGGTCGCCAGCGGCTCCAGGTGGTCCGTGAAGGGGAGCGCCATGGGCGTGTAGTACCAGAGGAGGTACTCGCTGACGCGGTGCTCCCGCAGCAGGGTGTCCAGCAGCTCCCGCTGCGTGCCCTCCGCCTCGCTCCACCTTCCCCGGACCAGGTGCGGCACCACGACGTGAAGGCCGTCCGCGCGGGAATCCACCGCCAGGTACGGCGTGTCCGTGTCGTAAAGCGGCTCCTCCACGAAGAATACCCGCCGCTCGCGCGCGAAGCGGCTGAGGAGGTGCTGCGGCCGCTGGTACACGAAGTCCCAGCGCAGGTGCGAAAGGCAGACCAGGTCGGGCGCCCGGGGCGCGGGCTGCTGCTGCGGGTCCGGCGTCATGGCATCGGTGCTCGGGGTCGCTCGGGCGGCGGTGGACCGGGGCCCACCGGGGGGGAAGGGCAGGGCTCAAGGTCCGTGCCATGGCGGGGGCCGGGGGCAGTTCGCCGGGGGCAGCCGGGCTGCCCCTGCTCCGGGCCTGCAGAACAGCCGCGGGTACGGCACCTCGCTTGCGAGACGCCGACCGTACGATCATGGCCTGCTTCCCCGGGGAAGCAGCTTCCACCGGGACGGGTCGAGTTTCGGGAGGAGGAGGATGGGGCCTGGAGCGACTGCCGGACGGCGGCACCCGGGAAGGGCCGCCCCCCTCGTCGCGGTGCGCTGCCGCGGCCCCACCTGGAGGAGCTCCTCCGCCTGGCCCGGCCCGGCGGCCTGGTGCTGGTCCACACCGACATGGAGACGCCCGAGCGCGAAGAGGGGTTCGCGTGCTGGGGGTACGTGCTCCCCCGACCACTGCTTCGACCGGCACCGCACCTTCGAGGCGTTCCGGGAGGGGACGCCGCACCGGATCGTCCACCGGGAGCCGAAGGCGGTCATCATCCGCGCCGGACGCGCCGAGGACGCGCCGGCCCGACGTTCACCCGAGAAAGGATGGAACATGGCGGGAGTCGACATCTGGGAGTGCGCGCTGGGGTTCATGGATTC
Encoded here:
- the glf gene encoding UDP-galactopyranose mutase, coding for MFDYLIVGAGFAGSVLAERLASGAGKKVLVVDRRNHVGGNAYDHHDDHGILVHRYGPHIFHTNSRDVFEYLSRFTEWRPYQHRVLASVDGQLVPIPINLNTINQLYGLTLSSFELEKFFESVAEPREQLRTSEDVVVSKVGRELYEKFFRNYTRKQWGMDPSELDASVTARVPTRTNRDDRYFTDTYQAMPLHGFTRMFEAMLSHPNIKVMLNTDYREVEDVIPFREMVYTGPIDEFFDFRYGKLPYRSLEFRHETLNTPVFQAAPVVNYPNEQLYTRVTEFKYLTGQEHPKTSVVYEFPCDDGDPYYPVPRPENAELYRRYRALADATPDVHFVGRLATYKYYNMDQVVAQALTTFARITGTKRPRQPDIGRTEPAAAPAGLAGGDGAPSRNVGREPMAAAPRAGEE
- a CDS encoding glycosyltransferase family 1 protein produces the protein MTPDPQQQPAPRAPDLVCLSHLRWDFVYQRPQHLLSRFARERRVFFVEEPLYDTDTPYLAVDSRADGLHVVVPHLVRGRWSEAEGTQRELLDTLLREHRVSEYLLWYYTPMALPFTDHLEPLATVYDCMDELSAFRGAPPAMLEHEAELLRRADLVFTGGQSLYEAKRDRHPGVHLFPSSIDAAHFARARNGAPDLPAQAALPHPRLGFFGVIDERMDLELLAGVADARPDWQLVMVGPVVKIDAADLPRRPNLHFPGGADYAELPAWIAGWDVALIPFARNESTRFVSPTKTPEYLAAGKPVVSTPIRDVVRPYGDAGLVRIAGTVPEFVAAVEAALEESPEARREWLERVDAFLAGSSWDLTWRGMVERIDEVVAGRDASLHAAD